A segment of the Myxococcales bacterium genome:
GCCGAGCAGTGGGGATGGCAATCCTCGACTGATTTTGCATTGTCTGTCGAGTCGATACGCCCAGCCAATCCCAGCCAAGCAAAGAAATTGGAGAAGGTTTTGCCCGGACCCGGTAATTGGAACTTGATTGGACAGACCCTGTCCAATCGCTACGTGGTCGAATCGGAGTTGGGCGCTGGAGGCATGGCGACGGTCTATTCCTGTATGGACCAGACCCTCGGCCGCAAAGTTGTCATCAAGGTTCCCCACGCCGAGTTGCTGCAACAACCCGGCTTTCGCGAGCGCTTCATCGAAGAAGTGCGCAGTCTGATCGCCCTCGTGCATCCCCATATTCTGCCCATCCAGGACTACGGTGAGTTCGAAGGCGTCCCCTTTTGCGTAGTGGCCTATTTCTCGGGCGGCGATCTCCGGATGAAGATGGACGCGTCCGATGGTCGTATCGCCCTCAGCGAACTCGATCAGTGGGTTCCCCAGATTGCGAGCGCCCTCGACTTCATGCACTCGAAGGGCATCGTCCACCGGGACATCAAGCCAGACAACATCTTGTTCGACGAACAGGGCAATGTGTTGCTTTCCGATTTTGGTATCGCCACGGTGATGCACGATCTGAGTCCGGATCAAACCCAGATTGCCCCCCAGCTCACCCAGGTCGGAACCTTCGTCGGCACCACTGCATACGCTCCTCCCGAGGCGATTCGGCGCGAACTGTCTGGGGCCTACGATCAGTACAGTCTCGGGGTCACGATCTATCTCGGGCTTTCTGGCGAGATGCCGATTCGGGCGTCGACTCCCGAAGAGACGCTCGTCCTCAAGTCCAGCCAGGATGCGATTCCGATCAGCGACGTGGTGAAGGATATTCCGGACGCAGTTGCAAAGGTGATCATGAAGTCGATCGCCCGGGATCCCAAGGAGCGATTCGCCTCCTGTACCGAGTTTGCCAGGGCATTGTCCCGCGCGACGGCCCCCGCATCGCCGCAGTCACGCAACACCATCGCGGCGATCGCCGGATTATTTGCGCTCGGGGCTCTAGCCTTTGGACTGTACTTCTTCACCCGCAGCGAAGAGATCGCAGTTCCGGCGTCACTCCCCGGAACCGTCTTCGAGGCGGGCAGCACCCCAGAAGAGATTTCCGCCGCGATGACCCTGTGCGCGCAATACCAGCAGAGCTGCGATCCTCGCGACTACGAATCGGAGATTCTGCGGGAGGTCCGGATCGCGGACATCGAGGCCGATCGCACCGAGGTCACAAACGCCGAGTTTGCCGAGTTCGCAACTGCGACGGGTCATATCACCGATGCCGAGACGAAGGGTTTGAGCCACCACGATGGTTGGATTGAACAGGCGGGATGGAATTGGCGCAACGTCGATGGCTCCGGGGCGACCCCCAGTGTCGAGCACCCGGTGGTCCACGTG
Coding sequences within it:
- a CDS encoding SUMF1/EgtB/PvdO family nonheme iron enzyme; amino-acid sequence: MPGPGNWNLIGQTLSNRYVVESELGAGGMATVYSCMDQTLGRKVVIKVPHAELLQQPGFRERFIEEVRSLIALVHPHILPIQDYGEFEGVPFCVVAYFSGGDLRMKMDASDGRIALSELDQWVPQIASALDFMHSKGIVHRDIKPDNILFDEQGNVLLSDFGIATVMHDLSPDQTQIAPQLTQVGTFVGTTAYAPPEAIRRELSGAYDQYSLGVTIYLGLSGEMPIRASTPEETLVLKSSQDAIPISDVVKDIPDAVAKVIMKSIARDPKERFASCTEFARALSRATAPASPQSRNTIAAIAGLFALGALAFGLYFFTRSEEIAVPASLPGTVFEAGSTPEEISAAMTLCAQYQQSCDPRDYESEILREVRIADIEADRTEVTNAEFAEFATATGHITDAETKGLSHHDGWIEQAGWNWRNVDGSGATPSVEHPVVHVSQKDAAMYCEWAGKRLPTEVEWEFIARGVERRVFPWGNEWDGSRVRWKDGSKISLEPVGSYPLGATPDGLQDLAGNVWEWTSSRTNAGKSVLKGGAWNTDNPAYLRSAMRADELADFSSDDAGFRCVLDL